The Corallococcus caeni region TGCGCAAGGTGGGCGTGCCCCCCAGCGAGCTGAAGGGCGTGGACGGCCTGCCGTGCCACGTGGTGCCGGTGCTGCTCACGTCGCTGTACGCGACGCTCAAGGTGCCGCACGACTTCCGCGAGGCCGTGGTCATGACGCTGCGCTGCGGCGGCGAGGCGGACGTGGCCGCGGCGCTCACGGGGGCCCTCCTGGGCGCGCACCTGGGCACCCGCGCCATCCCGGCCCGCCTGCGCAAGCAGGTGCTGTACGCGGAGAACCTGCTGGACACCGCGGACCGCCTGTTCCGGGCCCGGCAGGTGCGCGAGACGCTGGCCACGGCGATCGCGCACCAGAAGACCCGCCGCTAGGTCCTGGACCCTGGCCCGCTCCATGGGGCGGGGGTACCAGGCAGGCAGCCGGACGCGGCCGGGGTGTACGGCGGGACTTCTCCCGCCCACCCTTCCTGACCACCTTCAGGGACAGACCGGGGACAGCCGGGACGCCGAGCAGGCGTCCATCGGTGATGCCCCGGAAGTCATCCTGTCGGAGGCACGGTCGTGGACCTCGAATCGGAACGCCTGGAGCGCAGCCAGTTGGAGACGCTCTCCACCCCGGAACTCATCCGGCATGCGCTGTCGGAGACCCGCCTGCTGGTGAAGGCGGAGGTGATGCACGCCAAGAAGGAGCTCAAGCAGGAGCTGCAAGCGGCCAAGATGGCGGGCATCTTCCTGGGAGCGGGGGCCGTGCTCGCCCTCACGTCGCTGGCGGTGCTCTTCGTCGCGCTGGGCCTGGCCCTGCCGCTGGGGGCCGCGGTGGGCGTGCTCATCGTGGGCGCGGTGCTGCTGGCCGTGGCCGGCCTCCTCCTGTTCCTGGGCGCCAGGCGGGTTCCCAAGAAGCCGCTGGTGCACACCCAGGAGCGCTTGAAGACGGACCTTCAGCTGACCCGGGAGACGCTCCAATGAGCCAGGCCTCCGAGCTCGAAGCGCACAGCGACCACGCCATCACCAAGCGCATGGGTGACCGCGAGCAGGTGGAGCACACCGCGGACCGCATCCGCGACGAGCTGCTCCTCACCCTGGAGGAGCTGGACCGCCGGCGCACCCGCGCCACGGATGTGCGCTACCACGTCAACCAGCACAAGGACCTGCTCGTCACCGTGGGGGCCGCGGCCCTGGTGGCGGTGGGCCTGGGGGTGGGCATCGCCATCTACCGCGCCCGCCACCACGACGAGCGCGTGCGCCGCCAGCGCCGCAAGGCCCTGGAGCGCGCCTGGGCGCACCCGGACCGCGTGGCCACCAGCATCGAGGACAAGCCGCTGGGCGCCGAGCTGGGCCGCAAGGTGGTGATGATTTTCGCCACCTCGCTCGCCACCGCCGTGGCCCGCAACTCCATCCAGACCCTGGTCCCCTCGCGGACCGTCACCAAGGTCCCCGCGGACAAGGTGACTGTGGAGAATTATAAGAAATCCTGAATGCGTAAAAAGCGCGCATAAAGCAGACTGATGTCCATGACGGACCTGCTCTATGCGCGCGCGCAGATGGGACTGTCGCTCGCGTTCCACATCGTGTTCGCGGCGGCCGGCGTGGCGTTGCCGGTGTTGATGGTGCTGAGCGACCTGAAGCACCGGCGCACGGGGGACGCCGACTACCGGAAACTCAGCGAGAAGCTGGCCAAGGGCACGGCCATCCTCTTCGCGGTGGGCGCGGTGAGCGGGACGGTGCTCTCGTTCGAACTGGGCCTGCTGTGGCCGGAGTTCATGGGCCGCTACGGGGAAGTGATTGGCCTGCCCTTCAGCCTGGAGGGCGTGGCCTTCTTCACCGAGGCCATCTTCCTGGGCATCTACCTGTACGGCCGCGAGCGCGTGTCGCCGGGCCTGCACCTGTTCAGCGGCGGGATGGTGGCGGTGAGCGGCGCGGCGAGCGCGTTCTTCGTCACGCTGGTGAACACGTTCATGAACAACCCGTCCGGCTTCACGCCCACGCCGGCGGGGCCCACGGACGTGCAGCCGCTGGTGGCGATGTTCAGCCCCGGCTGGCAGTACCAGACGGCGCACGTGCTGCTGTCCTGCTATCAGGCCAGCGCGTTCGCGATGGCGGGCATCCACGCGTTCATCCTGCTCAAGCACCCGGGCGCTTCCTTCCACAGGAAGGCGCTGTCCATCGCGCTGCCGCTCGCGTGCGTCACCGCGCTCGCGCAGCCGCTGATGGGGGACCTGTCCGCGAAGCACGTGGCGCGCGCGCAGCCGGTGAAGCTGGCCGCGATGGAGGCGCACTTCGACACGGAGGCGGGCGCGCCCCTGCGGGTGGGCGGCTGGCCGGACGTGGAGCAGCGCACGGTGACGGGCTCCATCGACCTGCCCAAGGGGCTCTCCATCCTGGCCTTCGCGGACCCGGACGCGGAGGTGAAGGGGTTGAATGAGTTCCCCCGGGACGTCTGGCCGCCGGTGGCCAAGGTGCACCTGGCCTTCCAGGTGATGGTGGGCACGGGCAGCCTGATGGCGCTGCTCGCGCTGGCCACGCTGTGGCGCCGGTGGCGGGGCCGCGAGTGGCCGCACGGCAAGGGGATGATGCGCGCCTGGCTCTTGTCGGGGCCGCTGGGGCTGGTGGCGCTGGAGGCGGGGTGGCTCGTGACCGAGTGGGGCCGGCAGCCGTGGATCGTCCGGGACGTGATGCGCACGGGCGAGGCGGTGACGCCGGTGCCGCACCTGGCCGCGCCGTTCTTCACCTTCACGGCGGTGTACCTGTTCCTCGGGGTGACGGTGCTGTTCGTGCTCTGGCGGCAGGTGGCGGGCACGCTGCCCGGGAAGCCGGGGGCGGTGGTGGACGGTGAGGTGGCCCATGTCCACTGAGACGTGGGGGCTGGGGCTCGCGGTGGCGGGCACGTTCGTGCTGTACGCGCTGCTGGGCGGGGCGGACTTCGGCGGCGGGGTGTGGGACCTGCTGGCGCGCGGGCCGCGCAAGGCGGAGCAGCGCGCGCTCATCGCCCGCGCCATCGGCCCGGTGTGGGAGGTGAACCACGTCTGGCTCATCGTCGGGCTGGTGCTGCTGTTCAGCGGCTTCCCGCGCGCCTTCGCGGCGCTGAGCGTGGCGCTGCACGTGCCCCTGACGCTGCTGGTGCTGGGCATCGTGTTCCGGGGCACTGCGTTCACCTTCCGCGCCTACGACACGCGCGGCGACGTGGTGGAGCGCCGCTGGGGCGTGGTGTTCAGCGTCGCGAGCGTGGTGGCGCCGCTGCTGCTGGGCATGTGCGTGGGCGCGGTGGCCAGCGACGCCATCCGCATGCAGGGGCACGCGGTGGTGAGCGGCTTCTTCGCGTCGTGGCTGTCGCCCTTCGCGCTGTCGGTGGGCGCGCTGACGCTGGGCCTGTTCGCGTTCCTGGCCGCCGTGTACCTCACGCATGAGGCGCGCACGCCGGAGCTGGCGGAGGACTTCCGGCGCCGGGCGCTGGTGACGGGCGGACTGCTGTTCCCGCTGGCCCTGGCCGTCCTGTTGCTGTCGCGCGAGGGGGCGCCGCGCGTGTGGATGGGGTTGTCGCAGACGCCGTTCGCGCTGGCGCTGCACGGGGGCACCGCGGTGGCGGCGGTGACGGCGTTCGCGCTCTTGTGGACGCGGCGCTTCCGGGCCGCGCGGGTGGCGGCGGCCACGCAGGGCGGGCTCATCGTGCTGGGGTGGGCGGTGTCGCAGGCGCCCTACCTCGTCTACCCGCACCTGACGCTCCAGGGCACCGCGGCGCCGCTGGTGGTGCAGCGGCTGCTGCTCGTCGCGCTCGCGGTGGGCCTGGTGACGGTGGTGCCGTCGCTGGTGCTGCTGTTCCGCGTCTTCGGGCCCCGGGGCCAGGCGCCCCGGGCTCCCCAGGCTCCGGAGGTGCCTACGACTTGAGCACGGGGAACAGGGGCGGGTGCACGACGCGGGGCTTCTCGTCGCCCCGCGCCACCAGCACGCGGGCGCCTTCGAGCAGCTCCTCCGCGTCCAGGGCCTCCACCACGGTGCGCGCGGCGGTGTCGGGGTCCATCACGCGGCAGTGCACGCGCATGACGCCGGCTTCCGTCTCGCCGCCCTCCACCTCGCCGTTGCCCGTCCAGCCGAGCGCGTCCGTGAGCAGCTCCTCCACGGCGTTGCGCTGCTCGAAGTCATGGCCGGTGCCCTTGCCCTGCACGGTGTACTCCACGAGCAGCACGGCCATGGCGTCCGGCTCGGGCTCGTCGTAGCCGGCGTCCACCAGGGCCTCGGCCTCTTGCGCGATGACCATGTCGGGGTCCTCGTCCGGGGGGACGGGGACGGCCTTCTGCTCGCCGCCGTCACCCACGGTGCCCCAGTGCACGGTGACGACGCCCTCGTGCTCCCACGCCTCCCAGTAGCGCAGGGTGTCGCCGTCCTTCTTGTAGAGCTTCAGCAATGCGTGGCCCTCATTCGCGCGGACTCCATACCGCACCCGGGCCTAGTAGGCACGGCCCTGTCCGCCGTCCACGGGGAGGGTGGCGCCCGTCACCCACTTCGCCCGCTCCGAGCACAGGAAGGCGACCACGTCCGCCACCTCCTCGGGGGTGCCGAAGCGGCCCCAGGGAATCTGCTCGCGCACCATCTTGGCCACGGCCTCCGGGTCGTGCTGCTGGCGCCGGTCCCAGCTGCCGCCGGGGAAGAAGATGGAGCCCGGGGCCACGGCGTTGACGCGGATGCGGTGGGACGCCAGGTCGATGGCCATCTCCTTCGTGAGCGCGATGAGGCCCGCCTTGGCGGCGCTGTAGGGCGCGCTGGTGGCGTACTCGCGGCCGAAGATGGAGCTGATGTTCACGATGCTGCCGCCGCCGCGCTGGCGCATCACGGTCAGCGCGCGCTGGCTGCACCACACGGCGGACATCAGGTTGCGCTGGAGGACGTCGTTCCACTGCTGGGTGCTGGCCGCGTCGAAGGCGCCCGCGCCGCCGCTGCCGCCCACGTTGTTCACCAGGATGTCCAGCGAGCCGAAGGCGCGCACCGCGGCGTCCACCGCCGAGTACGCGCCCTCCTGCGTGGCCACGTCCGCGACCACGGTGGCCACCTGGGCGCCCTCGGAGCGCAGCTCCTTCGCGAGGACCTCCAGCGGCTCCAGGCGGCGCGCGCACACGCACACCCGGGCGCCCTCGCGCGACAGCACCATGGCGATGGCCTTCCCGATGCCCCGGCTGCTGCCGGTGACGAGCGCCGTCTTCCCCGTGATTCCGAGTTCCATGCCGTCCCTTCTACCGCCAGCACGGGCCGGGTGGGGGAGGGGATTCAGCGGGGCGTTCAGAGGCGTTCGAAGACGTCCAGGCGGTACGTGCCCTCCATCTCGCCGCGCAGGTGGCGCAGGTGGCGCGGGGTGAGCTGCCGGAAGGCGTCGTGGACCGCGTGGCCGTCCAGGCGCATGTCGCGCGTCTGGCCGGTCCAGTGCACGAGCACCAGGTGCCCGCCGGGCTCCAGGCGCTCGAGGATGCGCTGCTGCGCGAGGGCCAGCTCGCGGAGGTTCCAGTAGGCGCCGCGCTCGGACACGAGGATGAGGTCGAAGGTCTGTTCCGGGGCGCCGTGCGGCACGTCCATCCGCTGGAAGCGCACGTGCGGCAGGTGGCGGCAGCGGTGGATGGCGCGGGCCTGGGCGGACTCGGAGGGCTCCAGGGAGAGCAGGGCGTCACAGCGGGCCTGGAGCTTCTCCGTGAGCAGGCCGATGGCGCCGCCAATCTCCAGGGCGGAGCGGTAGCGCGCGCGGGGGAGCGAGGCCAGGGTGACGTCGTCGCGGCTGCGCACGCAGCCCAGCGCGTCGAAGCGCCACGAATCCTCGGCCTCCCGCGGAAGCGGAGGAGGGGTCAGCAGGAGGGCGGATGACGGTTCCATCGGGAGGCTCCTGGGGGGGAACGCGAACCCTCAGGATGGAGCCTCCCTGGGCCCGCTACATCCCGTGCGCCCGGGGCAGGCGGAGCGTCCAGCGGCGGTCAGGGAGGGCCGCGCCAGTAATCCGGCTGACAGGACCATGGGCGCTTCACGTTCCTCCGGTCGCAGTGAAAGCCCTCGGCGCAGGGGTTGGGGCCGTTCGGGTCGCAGGCCTGGAGGCAGTGGTAGCGGTCGCAGACCTGACTCTCGCCACAGGTCGAGTTCGTGGCGGAGCAGCGCTGGACGCACTCCGTCCACACTTTGCCGGGGAACTCCGAGTGCGAGAGCACCTCGCATTTGCGGCCATCAGGACAAGAGGTGTCCAGGCAGTTCGGGCCATGGGTGGACGCGCAGATGGAGGTGCCCTCCGCGAACGGGATGCAGCGCTGTCCCTGGGGACAGCCGCGCTTCTCACACGTGGGGAGGCACGAGGGCTTCGGCTTCACGTCCGCGCAGAAGAAACCCTCCGAACACGTTCCGGGCTGACCGAGGGTGCAGGAGCGAGCGCAGTAGCCATCCCTCCCCATGCACTCGAACTCCGCCTTGCATGCGGAGGTCGCATCGAAAGCAGTCTCCAGGCAGCGCTCCCCCTCCTGGCGAATGCCGACGAGCGCGCAGAGCCTGACCAGGGCTCCCGCACTGGGGACGGGCAGGGTCGTGCATCGTTGTCCTTCGGGGCACTGGCTGTCGGTCGTGCAGGCGCTGTCCGTGCAATAGCGTCGGAAGCGGACGTCGCGGTAACAGACGAGAGGGGCCTCACAGTCGGTCTGCTTCGAACAGGGATGGTGGTAGGTCACCCGCCGCATCCGCTCGTCGTAGCGGAGCATGGGGACCGTGCCCTCCGGCTCAGGCATGGGGGCGGCACGGGCCTCCCGTGCCTGTCGGAGGACGAAGAACGCGGGGGCCAGGAGGACGAGACAGGCCACCAGGCTCGCGGGGACGTGCCAGGGCCGCGTCATGGGCCACCACACAGCTCGAGGCACTCCTTGCTCGGCTCGGTGTCCTCGGGGCAGAGGCGCTTGACGTCATTCGCGTCACACCCCGTTTCGTGGATGCGCTCCAACGTGTCCTGGTGCGCCGCCCGGTCCAGCTTGCCACCCGGACGGTGCACCTCAGGACATGCCGCCATCCCGCCCAGGACGCACAGCCACAGCCCCACCGCGTGTGCTCGGCCCATGACGGTCCAGGCTAGCCGTGGCCTGGAACCGTCAGGCATTGCCCCCGCGGGCAAGGCATTGTCACCCGGCCTGGAAGCGGGCCTCCGCCGGACGCGCGCCGCCCGTGCGCTTCACGCCGTGGTCGCCATTGGCGGACAGGTGCTGCAGCAGCTTGAACACCGTCTCCACCTCATCCGCCGCGCCGATGTCCTGCGCCAGCTGCTCCGCCGAGCGCGCCTCCGCCTTCGCCGCCTTCAGCTTCGAGAGCAGCTTGCCCTGCAGCTCCAGCACGCGGCCCGCGGCCTTCTTGCCCGCCTCCACGCCCGGCTGGTGATAGGCATTGATGTTCACGAGGCTCGCGTAGAAGCCCACCGCCCGCTCGTACAGGGCCACCAGCGCGCCCAGCGTGCGCGCGCTCACGTCCGGCACGGTGAGCGTCATGGACTCGCGGCCCTTCTCGAACAGCGCCCGGCGCGTGCCCAGCAGGAACCCCAGCAGGTAGTCGCCGCTGGTGTTCTCCCCCTCCACCGCCAGGGACTTGCCGTCCCGGTCCTTCAGCACCTCCACGAAGGTGACGAAGAAGTTGTTCACGCCCTCGCGCAGCTGCTGCACGTACGCGTGCTGATCCGTGGAGCCCTTGTTGCCGTAGACGGCGATGCCCTGGTTCACCACCTGGCCGTCCAGCGACAGCTCCTTGCCCAAGGACTCCATCACCAGCTGCTGGAGGTACTTGGACATCAGCATCAGCCGGTCCTTGTACGGCAGGATGACCATGTCCTTCTGGCCCTTGCCGCCGCCCGCGTGGAACCACATCAGCGCGAGCAGCGCCGCCGGGTTCGCCGCCGCGTCATGCACGCGCGTCGCCGCGTCCATGTCCTTCGCGCCCGCGAGGAAGCCCTCCACGTCCAGCCCCTGCAGCTGCGCCGGCACCAGCCCCACCGCCGACATCACCGACGTGCGCCCGCCAACCCAATCCCACATGGGGAAGGTGCGCAGCCACTTGTGTCCCTTCGCGTAGGTGTCCAGCTCGCTGCCGTCGCCCGTCACCGCCACCGCGTGCGCGCCGAAGTCCAGGCCGCGCTGCGTGTAGGCGGCCTCCGCCTCCAGCATGCCGTTGCGCGTCTCCTTGGTGCCGCCGGACTTGCTGATGACGACGGTGAGCGTCTCCGCCAGCCGCTCGCCCAGGCCGTTGAGCACCCGGTCCATCCCGTCCGGGTCCGTGTTGTCCAGGAAGTGCACCTGCATCGCGTCCCGGCCGCTGCCCAGCGCGTCCGCCACCAGCTGCGGGCCCAGCGCCGAACCGCCGATGCCGACAATCAGCACCTGCGTGAACTTCGCCGCCTTCGCGGGCTTCACCTTGCCCGCGTGCACGTCCTTCGCGAACGCGGCCACCTGCGCCTGCATGTCCGTGATGGCCTTCTTCAGCTCCGGCTCCGGCGCCAGCTCCGGGGCGCGCAGCCAGTAGTGGCCCACGCGGCGCTTCTCATCCGGGTTCGCGATGGCGCCCTTCTCCAGCGCGTCCATGGCCTGGAACGCCGCGTCCATGCGCGAGCGCATCCCGTCCAGGAAGTCCGCGCCGAAGTTCATGCGGGAGATGTCCAGCGTGAGCCCCACCGAGGGGACGACGCACAGGTGCCGCTGGTACCGCTCCCACAACTCGCGCTCCGTCATGTCCCGACTCCCTTGCAAGGGGCGCCGACCGCATGCGCGGCGCCCGCCAGAACCGTCGCGGCGCACCGTAGCAAGGCCCGCATGGCGCGGACGCAAGGATGTCGCGCGCCGCGTTGCCTGGACGTCGGTTCCCGCCCCGGGCTGTCCTCCACCCGGAAGGCGCGGACCTCACGGGGCCGGGTGAGCGGCCTCCATGGGCGGTGGGGCTTCCGGCGGCAGCGCCCCCTTGGGCTTCCACGCCGGGTTGCGGAAGATGTAGCCCAGCCGCTGGCTCAGCGGCCCCGGGCGGGCCGCGTCCCTCGCGATGGCGGCGAACTCGTGGAACGCGATGCGCACCGGGTTGTGCGTGGTGAGGTTCTTCGTCAGCCCGTAGATGGGGCGCTCGGTCTCCGGGACGAACGTGCCGAAGAGCCGGTCCCAGAGGATGAGGATGCCCGCGTAGTTCACGTCGATGTAGGCCGCGTTGGACGCGTGGTGCGCGCGGTGGTGGGACGGCGTGTTGAACAGCCACTCCACCGGACGCGGCAGCCGGTCAATGGCCTCCGTGTGGATCCAGTACTGGTACAGCAGGCTCACCGCCTGCTGCGTGACGATCATCTCCGGGGAGAAGCCCAGCAGCGCCAGCGGCGCCCAGAACACCCAGCCCGTCATGGGCGTCCACGTCTGCCGCAGCGCCGTGGACAGGTTGTAGTGCTGGCTGGAGTGGTGCACCACGTGCGACGCCCAGAAGAGGCGGCTCTCGTGGTGGACGCGGTGGAAGGCGTAGTAGCAGAGGTCTTCCAGGAAGAAGAGCAGCACCCAGGCCAGAAGCCCGTGGCCCAGGCGCAGCGGCGTCAGGTGGTAGAGCGCCGCGTAGCCCGCGAACGCCACGCCCTTCCAGAACACGCCCACCGCCACGTTGCCCAGGCCCATGGAGAGGCTGGCCAGCGTGTCCTTCCACGTGTGGCCCTTGACGGTGTCGCCGCGCTCCTGCCGCAGCTTCTTCACCCAGAAGACCTCGGCGATGACGGTGATGACGAACACCGGGATGGCCGGGGTGATGAGGTCGGGGATGTGCGTCATGTCCATGATGACCTCCTGCGAATCAGTCCCTGGGTGCGAAGGCGACGCGCATGAAGCGCGCCAGGGTGTCCAGCATGCGGCGGTGCGCCGGGTCCTCCGGACGCGCAGAGCCGCCCACCGCCGCGCCCTGCACGGCGTCCAGCGCCAGCTCCACCACGTCGTCGAAGTCCGGGTGCGTGGCGGCCACGTCCGGGAACAGCTCGCGCGCCACGCGGTGCAGGTTCTGGCGGTGCGGGCCGTCCACCGCCGCCAGCGCCCGCTGCAGCTCCGGGACGGTGCGCGCCGCGACGTACAGCTCGACGGCGGCCTGCAGCTCCGGCCGCTGGTAGGCGGCCCACAACATGTCCACCGCCGCCCCCACCCGGTCCTTCCCGGACGGGCGCGCACCCACGCCCGCGAGGAAGTCCTGGATGATGCGAGGAAAGAGGTGCTCCACCGCCACCGCGAGCAGCTCCTCCTTCGTCTCGAAGTGCGTGAACAGCGCCCCCTGTGACACCCCCGCCCGCTTCGCCACCTCCACCGTCGTCAGCCGCGCGTAGCCCTGCTCCACCAGCGCCTCGATGGTGGCGTCCAGCAGCTTGCGGCGCGTCGTCTCACGGCGCTCCGCCTGCGTGCGGCGCACTGGCACCGCGGCCTTCCTGGGAGCGGACTTCGGGGGCATGCCGGAAGGATAACCGGTCACTTAAAAAGTGACCAGTCACTTTGTTGGCGCGGCGCGGAACGCTCCGGCTGATCCTCGGACGGGGGCCGTTCCAGGCCTGCCCGTGGGGCATCCGGGCAGACAGGCGTCTGCCTTTACCCCCGGACAGCTGAGAGGGATTGGCAGGGAGAGGTTTCAGAGGCGTCAGGGCTGCCAACCGGGCAGGCGGGGAGACAGGGGCTCCGACGCTTCGAGACGGGTTCTCCTCTGGAGTGTGGTCAAGACTCGCCCCCGTGAGACAGGGCGGGGCGCGGCTCGCCTGCTAGTGATCCGTTCGGGACTGAGCGAAAATCCCAGGGAAATAGCGCAAGGCCTTGCACCGGTTGTCCGCCCGCCCCGATATGAACATCTCCGCTCTTCTCGTCGGCTCCCTCCTTGCTTCGGCTCCCACTGTCCCTCCCTCCGCTCAGGCGGTCGCGAACCTGCCCGAGGTAGGCGTCCCGTTCGCCTGTGGCCGCGTCTATACGGTGAGCCAGGGACATGAAACGGGCAGCCACCAGCACAACGACACGTTCGCGTGGGACTTCCGCATGCCGGAAGGCACGCCCATCGTGGCGTCGCACGACGGTGTCGTGCGCATGGCGCGTGGTGACAGCCGGCAGGGCGGATGCGGCGAGCAGTTCGCGCCGCTGGCCAACTACGTCGTCATCTCGCACGGCGACGGGCTGGAGACGCAGTACCTGCACTTCAGCGCCGTGGTGGTGAAGGCCGGTGAGCGCGTGAAGGAGGGCCAGCTCATCGGCTTCTCCGGCGCGACGGGCTGGGCGTGCGGCGCGCACCTGCACTTCAAGGTCGCCAAGGAGCAGGGCTCCGGGTGGAACAACCCCTCCGTGCCCGCGCGCATCGCGGGCTATGGGGATCCGGTGCGTGAGACGCTGGTGTCGGCGCCGCTGTGCAAGGACTCCGCGCAGCCGATGATGGCCTCCAACGGCGGCGTCCACATGCCCGGCCAGGCCGTGATGTCCATGTCACCCGACAGCGCGAATCCGCTCCAGGATGCGTCGCGCGGCCTGCCGCCCGGTGCCAAGGCCCTCATCGACGGCCTCTCCCAGCCTCCTGCCCAGGGCGGCGAGGGCCTCGACAAAACGGCTCCGGCCCGCCCGGCCCGCATGGCGAGCGGCTCCGACGAGACTCGCTGACGCGAGCAGCGCCCCGGCGCCCGCGAGCAGTCCGAAGAAGGCCCCCGCGTTGAGGAAGTACTCCAACGGCAACAGGGGGCCTTCGACGTAGCCGCGCACGACGCGGTAGCCCACGTGCCCCAGCAGCGCGAGCAGGGGCAGGTTGATGAGCGGCAACACCAGCCACCGGGCCGTGCGCCACCAGCGGGCCACGGCCTCCGCGACGGCGGTGGAGGCCGTGTAGCGCCAGGCGCCCGCGCGGGCCACGCGCAGCTCCGCCAGCATCGCCTCCACGTCCGGCACGCCCAGGGTCTCCGCCTCCAGCCCCTGCGTGCGCGCCACGCTGCGCGCCTCCGCCAGGGCGGTGCGCGCGGCGGACTCCGCCAGGAAGTCGTCCTCGAAGGGCTCCACCACCGCGACCTCCGCGGCGCGCGCGCGGGTGCGGTCCCTGACGGCGTCCACCACGGTGGAGGCCGCCGCGACGGCGAGCCCCGCGGGCAGGCTGCGGCGGGCCACCAGCGCGCCCGCGCCCATGCCGGACGCGCCCCACAACGACAGCCGCAGTCCCCACGCGGCGGGACCCCAGAAGCGGCCCGCGGCCTGCCGGCGCACCTCCGACGCCAGGTGTCCGTGGGCCAGGGCCAGCCGCGCGTCGAAGTCTCCCTGGAGCGCCTCCGCCGCGCGCGCGAGCCCCGCGTCCAGCGCGGTGCGCGTCTTCGCGAGCAGTGCGTCCGTGTCGTTGAGCGCCGTCTGCACGGTGGAGGCGA contains the following coding sequences:
- a CDS encoding phage holin family protein, with product MDLESERLERSQLETLSTPELIRHALSETRLLVKAEVMHAKKELKQELQAAKMAGIFLGAGAVLALTSLAVLFVALGLALPLGAAVGVLIVGAVLLAVAGLLLFLGARRVPKKPLVHTQERLKTDLQLTRETLQ
- a CDS encoding cytochrome ubiquinol oxidase subunit I, producing MTDLLYARAQMGLSLAFHIVFAAAGVALPVLMVLSDLKHRRTGDADYRKLSEKLAKGTAILFAVGAVSGTVLSFELGLLWPEFMGRYGEVIGLPFSLEGVAFFTEAIFLGIYLYGRERVSPGLHLFSGGMVAVSGAASAFFVTLVNTFMNNPSGFTPTPAGPTDVQPLVAMFSPGWQYQTAHVLLSCYQASAFAMAGIHAFILLKHPGASFHRKALSIALPLACVTALAQPLMGDLSAKHVARAQPVKLAAMEAHFDTEAGAPLRVGGWPDVEQRTVTGSIDLPKGLSILAFADPDAEVKGLNEFPRDVWPPVAKVHLAFQVMVGTGSLMALLALATLWRRWRGREWPHGKGMMRAWLLSGPLGLVALEAGWLVTEWGRQPWIVRDVMRTGEAVTPVPHLAAPFFTFTAVYLFLGVTVLFVLWRQVAGTLPGKPGAVVDGEVAHVH
- a CDS encoding cytochrome d ubiquinol oxidase subunit II; this encodes MSTETWGLGLAVAGTFVLYALLGGADFGGGVWDLLARGPRKAEQRALIARAIGPVWEVNHVWLIVGLVLLFSGFPRAFAALSVALHVPLTLLVLGIVFRGTAFTFRAYDTRGDVVERRWGVVFSVASVVAPLLLGMCVGAVASDAIRMQGHAVVSGFFASWLSPFALSVGALTLGLFAFLAAVYLTHEARTPELAEDFRRRALVTGGLLFPLALAVLLLSREGAPRVWMGLSQTPFALALHGGTAVAAVTAFALLWTRRFRAARVAAATQGGLIVLGWAVSQAPYLVYPHLTLQGTAAPLVVQRLLLVALAVGLVTVVPSLVLLFRVFGPRGQAPRAPQAPEVPTT
- a CDS encoding SDR family NAD(P)-dependent oxidoreductase; amino-acid sequence: MELGITGKTALVTGSSRGIGKAIAMVLSREGARVCVCARRLEPLEVLAKELRSEGAQVATVVADVATQEGAYSAVDAAVRAFGSLDILVNNVGGSGGAGAFDAASTQQWNDVLQRNLMSAVWCSQRALTVMRQRGGGSIVNISSIFGREYATSAPYSAAKAGLIALTKEMAIDLASHRIRVNAVAPGSIFFPGGSWDRRQQHDPEAVAKMVREQIPWGRFGTPEEVADVVAFLCSERAKWVTGATLPVDGGQGRAY
- a CDS encoding class I SAM-dependent methyltransferase; amino-acid sequence: MEPSSALLLTPPPLPREAEDSWRFDALGCVRSRDDVTLASLPRARYRSALEIGGAIGLLTEKLQARCDALLSLEPSESAQARAIHRCRHLPHVRFQRMDVPHGAPEQTFDLILVSERGAYWNLRELALAQQRILERLEPGGHLVLVHWTGQTRDMRLDGHAVHDAFRQLTPRHLRHLRGEMEGTYRLDVFERL
- a CDS encoding glucose-6-phosphate isomerase; the protein is MTERELWERYQRHLCVVPSVGLTLDISRMNFGADFLDGMRSRMDAAFQAMDALEKGAIANPDEKRRVGHYWLRAPELAPEPELKKAITDMQAQVAAFAKDVHAGKVKPAKAAKFTQVLIVGIGGSALGPQLVADALGSGRDAMQVHFLDNTDPDGMDRVLNGLGERLAETLTVVISKSGGTKETRNGMLEAEAAYTQRGLDFGAHAVAVTGDGSELDTYAKGHKWLRTFPMWDWVGGRTSVMSAVGLVPAQLQGLDVEGFLAGAKDMDAATRVHDAAANPAALLALMWFHAGGGKGQKDMVILPYKDRLMLMSKYLQQLVMESLGKELSLDGQVVNQGIAVYGNKGSTDQHAYVQQLREGVNNFFVTFVEVLKDRDGKSLAVEGENTSGDYLLGFLLGTRRALFEKGRESMTLTVPDVSARTLGALVALYERAVGFYASLVNINAYHQPGVEAGKKAAGRVLELQGKLLSKLKAAKAEARSAEQLAQDIGAADEVETVFKLLQHLSANGDHGVKRTGGARPAEARFQAG
- a CDS encoding sterol desaturase family protein, whose translation is MDMTHIPDLITPAIPVFVITVIAEVFWVKKLRQERGDTVKGHTWKDTLASLSMGLGNVAVGVFWKGVAFAGYAALYHLTPLRLGHGLLAWVLLFFLEDLCYYAFHRVHHESRLFWASHVVHHSSQHYNLSTALRQTWTPMTGWVFWAPLALLGFSPEMIVTQQAVSLLYQYWIHTEAIDRLPRPVEWLFNTPSHHRAHHASNAAYIDVNYAGILILWDRLFGTFVPETERPIYGLTKNLTTHNPVRIAFHEFAAIARDAARPGPLSQRLGYIFRNPAWKPKGALPPEAPPPMEAAHPAP
- a CDS encoding TetR/AcrR family transcriptional regulator, with the protein product MPPKSAPRKAAVPVRRTQAERRETTRRKLLDATIEALVEQGYARLTTVEVAKRAGVSQGALFTHFETKEELLAVAVEHLFPRIIQDFLAGVGARPSGKDRVGAAVDMLWAAYQRPELQAAVELYVAARTVPELQRALAAVDGPHRQNLHRVARELFPDVAATHPDFDDVVELALDAVQGAAVGGSARPEDPAHRRMLDTLARFMRVAFAPRD
- a CDS encoding GTPase; the protein is MDDTRLPDPEALRPLLTDALSLPALQPHGPRLERLLEDYARGVARKDAPLVVALVGATGAGKSTLLNALSGQALSREGVDRPTSTVSTLFAPEGTPTDELSRTGARVVRYTPGPQGLWSGQVFIDTPDLNSVATAHRDVARAALDKADVALVVMHRGSVAEATQVDFLTEFARRRALVFILNFADELSADSRDALKSQIRRVATQHYGLAAEDVPVFAISARAAKDGQDVSGEFGPLLFHLRGLATQAVAARVRHTNALGALEELASTVQTALNDTDALLAKTRTALDAGLARAAEALQGDFDARLALAHGHLASEVRRQAAGRFWGPAAWGLRLSLWGASGMGAGALVARRSLPAGLAVAAASTVVDAVRDRTRARAAEVAVVEPFEDDFLAESAARTALAEARSVARTQGLEAETLGVPDVEAMLAELRVARAGAWRYTASTAVAEAVARWWRTARWLVLPLINLPLLALLGHVGYRVVRGYVEGPLLPLEYFLNAGAFFGLLAGAGALLASASLVGAARHAGRAGRSRFVEALAALGRRLGEAVDEGLGTGRQAARRILERIRAVG